The window CCAAGTGCCTCTTTAATTTTTCCTTCATCTAAGCCTAAAAGTTTATCAAACTGATCTTTTTTTAAGTTTTGTTTAAGAGCATCTAAATCTGATCGTTGCTTTGCATCTAATTTTTCTCTTATGGCCTCTTCTGGTGTTTTTTTATTTACTGTAGCTTGCTCTTCTTTTACACCTACTTTACTTTCACCTTTCACCTTACTATTTCCAGCATTCCTCATAATCTCACCATATGGCTTACAACTAAAAAACAGTAACAATAAAATTAACATAAAATTAATCTCCTTCATTATCTATCTCTCCTATTCCTTACACTAACCATAGTCAATAAATATATAGCAACTAAAGATATCATCATTAAGAGTATTAAACTTGTTAAAGTGGAGTATTAATTTACTAACTACTTAGGTTTAAGCATACAAGCCTTAAACTACTGCGTGTATTACAACTACACTTAACACATAGCGCACCTTTAAGACCAAAAATCTATAAGTTTTGCTTCCTCCTAAGCCTAAGTTTTATTCTTTAAAATTTTATACTTAAAGGCTTGCTATGAACACCGCTTAAAGCTTGTTTAAAAAACACATAAATATTTATCTAAAATACTTGCGAGGTCTGCCTCTCTTTTTAGGAATCCCTGAAAGTATAAACTGGTGCAATGCTTAAAATTATATAACTAATGTACATAAGTTTTATGAGCACAATTGAAAGAAATTTAATAATATTCATAAACGCGATTGAAAGAAATTTAACAGTTTTCATAAATATAATTAAAAAACACTTCTTGGCTTTCATGATTGCAATTAAAATAGACTTAAGAGTTTTCATTTAACCTCCCCTTAAAAATTTATACCTAATAAGTATATCTCAATATTAAAATTTTATAAGTAAATCTCAATATTAAAATTTTATAAGTAAATCTCAATATTAAAATTTAAGGAGATTATCAACAACTAAAGGGATTAA of the Candidatus Borreliella tachyglossi genome contains:
- a CDS encoding Mlp family lipoprotein, translated to MKEINFMLILLLLFFSCKPYGEIMRNAGNSKVKGESKVGVKEEQATVNKKTPEEAIREKLDAKQRSDLDALKQNLKKDQFDKLLGLDEGKIKEALGHKNCGDLIQLFRGS